From one Amphiura filiformis chromosome 13, Afil_fr2py, whole genome shotgun sequence genomic stretch:
- the LOC140168367 gene encoding CD63 antigen-like — MVAGCGAKVAKFLLFIINFCVWAVGIVLIGVGAYVMVESDKYSYLFGDQDTLTTVAGIIIGTGCFIFLVGFCACCGAIKEVICLLQVYFVLIVLVIILEVVAAILAFVFQNDLTDVVQTSMTKAIMEDYNGVDGNAATDTIDLVQKEFECCGGEGPADWDNSNWKKDPANLLLAAPISCCKKETTGCNVGALGVAPGIYTKGCVTAFQGWLKDNYLIVGGVCLGLLVFEILALVFTCCLISGIRKGD, encoded by the exons ATGGTTGCCGGGTGTGGTGCAAAGGTTGCTAAGTTCCTTTTGTTTATCATCAATTTCTGTGTATGG GCGGTAGGCATCGTGCTCATAGGTGTTGGTGCCTATGTGATGGTTGAGTCCGACAAGTATTCCTATCTATTCGGGGACCAAGACACGCTAACAACGGTTGCAGGGATTATTATAGGAACAGGATGCTTCATTTTCCTGGTAGGCTTCTGTGCCTGCTGTGGTGCCATTAAGGAAGTCATCTGCCTTCTCCAAGTG TACTTTGTCCTCATTGTGTTGGTCATCATCTTGGAGGTAGTGGCAGCCATCTTAGCCTTTGTGTTCCAGAATGAT CTTACTGATGTTGTTCAGACAAGTATGACTAAGGCCATCATGGAAGACTACAATGGAGTTGACGGAAATGCTGCAACAGACACCATCGACTTAGTACAGAAAGAG tTTGAATGCTGTGGCGGTGAGGGCCCTGCTGATTGGGATAACTCCAACTGGAAAAAAGATCCAGCTAACCTCTTGTTAGCTGCACCCATCAGCTGCTGCAAAAAAGAGACAACAGGATGTAATGTTGGTGCCCTTGGTGTTGCACCTGGCATCTATACCAAG GGATGTGTAACAGCCTTCCAGGGCTGGCTCAAAGATAACTACCTGATAGTAGGAGGAGTATGTCTGGGTCTTCTTGTATTTGAG ATTCTGGCCCTAGTATTTACCTGTTGCCTCATTAGTGGAATCAGGAAAGGAGATTAA